One genomic window of Caldivirga maquilingensis IC-167 includes the following:
- a CDS encoding sugar porter family MFS transporter, producing the protein MSSEASNPSLQDLLRILDNNRVNKFYWLITILAAVGGFLFGYDTAAIGTAELFVPYHYEGFLLGYEVASASLGAAIGTVLAYFYTDKYGRKSLLIIDALIYALAAIGSALSVNGIMLLIMRTILGVAIGADSAIATAYITEYAPKDKRGSLAIMQQWMITIGILGSYLIGSVIFYIAPALAYSLGWRLVLGLAAVPAIIGFAFRFIMPESPRWLLYTGKLERLKMELRKFGFDINDRDLERLRAITLTEVREASLDNAAKKALVVVGLWLVFQQITGINVPFYYGPIVLSKLHLFGTTANPVYSNIYAVLESAILAAINVAATFIAFRYIDRIGRRTLGLSAYIGMLISDLIGGISVIKGFLPGVLIAFAGFIIFFAYGVGGTGWLIQAEYFDTRIRGRMAAIGALIDWLANFALIEVFPVMLSSIGLAGSMFIFALLDVVALAFVYLFMPETKGLSLEEVVEMFRQIPFTQLRHGRELIISALSQERGSSEN; encoded by the coding sequence ATGTCAAGTGAAGCAAGTAATCCGAGCCTCCAAGATTTGCTTAGGATACTTGATAATAATAGAGTCAATAAGTTTTACTGGCTAATCACTATTTTAGCTGCTGTTGGAGGTTTCCTATTTGGCTACGACACTGCAGCAATTGGTACAGCTGAATTATTTGTACCATACCACTATGAAGGATTCCTACTTGGATACGAGGTTGCAAGTGCTTCACTTGGAGCAGCCATAGGGACGGTATTAGCATACTTTTATACTGATAAATACGGTAGGAAATCATTACTCATAATTGACGCGTTAATTTATGCATTGGCTGCAATAGGTTCAGCGTTATCAGTGAATGGAATAATGTTACTTATTATGAGGACTATACTTGGAGTTGCCATAGGTGCTGATTCTGCTATAGCAACAGCCTATATAACTGAGTATGCTCCTAAAGATAAGAGGGGTTCATTAGCTATAATGCAGCAGTGGATGATAACAATAGGCATATTGGGATCTTACCTTATAGGTTCAGTAATCTTCTACATTGCACCAGCCTTAGCTTATTCTCTTGGCTGGAGACTGGTATTGGGTCTAGCAGCCGTACCCGCTATCATAGGTTTCGCCTTCAGGTTCATAATGCCTGAATCCCCTAGATGGCTACTATATACTGGTAAATTAGAGAGGCTGAAAATGGAGTTAAGGAAGTTCGGGTTCGATATTAATGATCGGGATTTAGAGAGGCTTAGGGCTATAACTTTAACTGAGGTGAGGGAGGCATCACTAGATAATGCGGCTAAGAAGGCTCTTGTAGTGGTTGGCTTATGGTTAGTATTCCAGCAGATAACCGGAATAAATGTGCCATTTTACTACGGACCTATAGTTCTTTCAAAGCTTCACCTATTCGGTACCACAGCGAACCCGGTATATAGTAACATTTATGCAGTACTGGAATCTGCAATACTTGCCGCTATAAATGTGGCAGCCACATTCATAGCCTTCAGATACATAGATAGAATCGGTAGAAGGACATTGGGGCTATCAGCATATATCGGTATGCTGATCTCCGACTTAATAGGAGGCATTTCAGTAATTAAAGGCTTCCTACCTGGTGTACTTATAGCATTTGCTGGGTTTATAATATTCTTCGCATACGGTGTTGGGGGTACTGGATGGCTTATACAGGCAGAGTACTTTGATACGAGGATTAGGGGTAGGATGGCGGCAATAGGTGCATTAATAGATTGGTTAGCAAACTTCGCGCTTATTGAAGTCTTCCCTGTTATGTTATCCTCAATTGGACTTGCCGGTAGTATGTTCATTTTCGCGCTTCTCGATGTAGTAGCATTAGCCTTCGTTTACTTATTTATGCCTGAAACCAAGGGATTATCTTTAGAGGAGGTGGTGGAAATGTTTAGGCAAATACCATTTACACAGTTGAGACACGGTAGGGAACTTATAATCTCCGCGTTATCTCAGGAGAGGGGAAGCAGTGAAAACTAG
- a CDS encoding 2-hydroxyacid dehydrogenase: MVKVVASTIRLPEEAKVMLSSYAKVYELPNLSEPELIKVLGEVNALLCWCGSDFDLTKWVRYMPNLEVIQTFSAGVDHLPYSSIPSNVKIYSNAGAYSVPVAEHAWALILTLAKGIHSGLMDRGNYLNDPAYSPRQLTGRNLLVLGTGGIGSEVARVGKLAFSMRTIGVNRSGRPAQYFDEVHPISELKGVLPRANVMVVALPLTKYTRGLLGEAELNLLPEDAIVVNVARGDIVKEDDLYRVLTRRRGLRFGTDVFWDYGSGESLNPRTGLLNLPNFIGTPHIAGGAQPDVARNAVIMAVTNLTRYLKGEHALNEVNRSDYV, translated from the coding sequence ATGGTTAAGGTTGTTGCCTCAACCATTAGGCTGCCTGAGGAGGCTAAGGTAATGCTATCAAGTTACGCCAAGGTTTACGAGTTACCTAATTTAAGTGAACCTGAGTTGATTAAGGTACTTGGGGAAGTTAATGCATTACTCTGCTGGTGTGGTAGTGACTTTGATTTAACTAAGTGGGTAAGATACATGCCTAACCTTGAGGTTATTCAAACATTTTCAGCCGGAGTGGATCACTTACCATACTCATCAATACCAAGTAACGTTAAGATATATAGTAATGCCGGAGCCTACTCAGTGCCTGTTGCTGAGCATGCATGGGCGCTCATATTAACTTTAGCTAAGGGTATTCACTCAGGATTAATGGATAGGGGTAATTACTTAAATGACCCAGCCTACTCACCGAGGCAATTAACTGGGAGAAACCTCCTAGTTCTTGGAACAGGGGGTATTGGGAGTGAGGTGGCTAGGGTGGGTAAGTTGGCCTTCAGTATGCGGACTATAGGCGTTAATAGGAGTGGTAGGCCTGCCCAGTACTTTGATGAGGTTCACCCAATTAGTGAGCTTAAGGGTGTTTTACCAAGAGCCAACGTAATGGTGGTGGCGTTACCATTAACTAAGTACACTAGGGGGCTTTTAGGCGAGGCCGAGCTTAACCTGCTTCCCGAGGATGCAATAGTGGTTAATGTGGCTAGGGGTGATATTGTTAAGGAGGATGACTTATACAGGGTTTTAACCAGGAGGCGTGGTTTAAGGTTTGGTACCGACGTGTTCTGGGATTACGGTTCAGGGGAATCCTTAAACCCAAGAACAGGGTTACTGAACTTACCAAACTTCATAGGTACACCTCACATTGCTGGTGGTGCTCAACCTGATGTCGCTAGGAATGCCGTAATTATGGCTGTCACTAACCTCACCAGGTACCTTAAGGGTGAGCATGCGTTAAATGAGGTTAATAGGAGTGATTACGTTTAG
- a CDS encoding type I 3-dehydroquinate dehydratase, protein MPHKTALSANRPMLVCAVPVKSIEELNPPSGCEAVELRLDYMGNEIEARLSELSSLIKKLLSRVKVIVTVRDHEEGGVNQVDSSLKLKIINLAHENGALVDIEVEFARRYARYIASWGDVILSRHIFNKRPDIRGIITSDYELANSMNAFTYKVATINGDDLPALVELLVKEREVPVAIVPMQPIQRAAAIMLGTALMYCSTGDGTAPGQLSIQECVRIKEERIRLLEAPKRNHSY, encoded by the coding sequence ATGCCTCATAAAACTGCCTTAAGCGCCAATAGACCAATGCTTGTGTGTGCAGTACCCGTTAAGAGTATTGAGGAATTGAACCCACCCAGTGGATGCGAGGCCGTTGAGTTAAGGCTTGATTACATGGGTAATGAAATTGAGGCTAGGTTGAGTGAATTAAGTAGCTTAATTAAGAAATTACTAAGTAGGGTTAAGGTAATAGTAACGGTTAGGGATCATGAGGAGGGGGGTGTTAATCAGGTTGATTCATCATTGAAACTTAAGATCATTAACCTTGCCCATGAAAACGGTGCACTAGTGGATATTGAGGTTGAATTCGCCAGGAGGTACGCCAGGTACATTGCATCATGGGGTGATGTGATATTATCTAGGCATATTTTTAATAAACGCCCTGACATTAGGGGAATAATCACTAGTGACTACGAGTTAGCCAACTCCATGAATGCCTTCACCTACAAGGTAGCCACAATTAATGGGGATGATTTACCAGCATTAGTGGAGTTACTGGTTAAGGAAAGGGAAGTACCTGTGGCCATAGTGCCCATGCAGCCTATACAGAGGGCTGCTGCGATAATGCTTGGCACAGCCTTAATGTACTGCTCCACGGGTGATGGGACTGCGCCTGGTCAATTAAGCATACAGGAATGCGTTAGAATTAAGGAGGAGAGGATTAGGCTATTAGAGGCTCCTAAACGTAATCACTCCTATTAA
- a CDS encoding 50S ribosomal protein L11 translates to MKRVIRIQTSGGKVPPQAMQQLQGAGLNAQEVVNLINNRIKQVAALGFQNLNIEVEYDDSSKRVLRINIDYPPITDIILKVAGKDSPSHQAGKEIIGDIPLEKLAEVALIKIEELGSKSFKSALKQVVSTCRSIGLTVNGKDPKEVIKEIDQGAYDELISKYEKNINPS, encoded by the coding sequence ATGAAGAGGGTTATTAGAATTCAGACAAGCGGCGGTAAGGTACCCCCACAGGCCATGCAGCAGCTGCAGGGTGCTGGGTTAAATGCGCAGGAGGTGGTTAATCTAATTAATAATAGGATTAAGCAGGTGGCTGCGCTTGGTTTCCAGAACCTTAACATTGAGGTTGAGTACGATGATTCATCTAAGAGGGTTCTTAGGATTAACATTGATTACCCACCAATAACAGACATTATACTTAAGGTTGCTGGTAAGGATTCACCAAGCCACCAGGCCGGTAAGGAGATAATAGGTGACATACCACTGGAGAAGTTGGCTGAGGTTGCTTTAATTAAGATTGAGGAGTTGGGTAGTAAGTCCTTTAAATCAGCCTTAAAGCAGGTGGTTAGTACATGCAGGTCCATTGGATTAACTGTGAACGGTAAGGATCCCAAGGAGGTTATTAAGGAGATTGATCAGGGAGCCTACGATGAGTTGATATCGAAGTATGAGAAGAACATTAACCCCAGTTAA
- a CDS encoding ribosomal protein L13e — MSINPPVAMVKSPKDGKMKQGRGFSISEIKAINLTVNEARLLGIPVDTRRKSTWEWNVKALQEYVSKVVNVTDVSQLPLPSIPKRRLVKPKRGRAFRGVTPAGRRARGLLSIGLRETHRYKWRRKQRQRELKLRHEVVFRKGGA; from the coding sequence GTGTCCATTAATCCGCCTGTGGCCATGGTTAAGTCGCCTAAGGATGGGAAGATGAAGCAGGGTAGAGGATTCTCCATTAGTGAGATTAAGGCCATTAACTTAACTGTTAATGAGGCTAGGCTGTTAGGTATACCTGTTGATACCAGGCGTAAATCAACCTGGGAGTGGAATGTTAAGGCTCTTCAGGAGTACGTGAGTAAGGTAGTTAATGTTACTGATGTATCCCAGTTACCATTACCCTCAATACCCAAGAGGAGACTGGTAAAGCCTAAGAGAGGGAGGGCTTTCAGGGGTGTTACACCAGCGGGTAGGAGGGCTAGGGGTCTCCTTAGTATTGGTTTAAGGGAGACTCATAGGTATAAGTGGAGGAGGAAGCAGAGGCAGCGTGAGTTGAAGCTTAGGCATGAGGTAGTCTTCCGTAAGGGAGGCGCGTAA
- a CDS encoding MFS transporter: MSLSMSDGKVFMINTVSRIGYGIMVIAIPYYIPSHLAALVGVVLSAYPIAEALVSIPVGLMANRFKANYLVSIGVLVMSVSAVLFTVSNNWVTLTILHGVMGVAAALMTVPLLTLVAYRRIKLGLGYGGFFSTYFAGYIIGIGVSGLMQRLISNSVEAARVSMIIAAVTFLITLPIALMLKGERNAKAPSRPRLRRSALTLFPLWLGIMIMLGIAFTLPTGLTTHLNISGAYVALIYVSAALVLALGMMMFGALVDRIGAVRTIIIGLIGLVLIIGIAYLAVSGEISISSAIIPLAPSVLLASALVPSIYAYIGYRIEEGSEGLIMGVYNVPTAVGIAIGNLLGGFSVSHLGLGLTVTSAALVLALSMLLTALLWVIQDARSHINQPT; encoded by the coding sequence TTGAGTCTCAGTATGAGTGACGGTAAGGTATTCATGATTAATACCGTATCAAGGATTGGGTACGGTATAATGGTGATAGCAATACCCTACTATATTCCAAGCCACCTAGCAGCACTGGTGGGTGTAGTATTGTCTGCTTACCCAATAGCTGAGGCCTTAGTATCAATACCAGTGGGCTTAATGGCTAATAGGTTTAAGGCTAATTACCTGGTTTCAATTGGGGTACTGGTTATGTCTGTTTCAGCTGTTTTATTCACGGTGAGTAATAATTGGGTCACTTTAACAATACTGCATGGTGTAATGGGTGTTGCTGCAGCCTTAATGACTGTACCATTATTAACATTAGTAGCGTACAGGAGGATTAAGTTAGGCTTAGGATACGGAGGCTTCTTCTCAACATACTTTGCAGGTTACATAATTGGCATTGGTGTAAGCGGCTTAATGCAGAGGTTGATTAGTAATAGTGTTGAGGCTGCACGGGTATCAATGATAATTGCGGCAGTGACATTCTTAATAACACTGCCCATTGCATTAATGCTTAAGGGCGAACGTAACGCTAAGGCACCTAGTAGACCAAGATTAAGGCGTAGTGCATTAACCCTCTTCCCACTTTGGTTAGGTATAATGATTATGCTTGGGATAGCCTTTACCTTACCCACGGGCTTAACCACGCACCTTAACATTAGCGGAGCCTACGTTGCCTTAATATACGTCTCAGCGGCATTAGTGTTAGCCCTAGGTATGATGATGTTCGGTGCATTGGTTGATAGGATAGGGGCTGTGAGAACTATTATAATTGGTTTAATAGGCCTAGTCCTAATCATAGGTATAGCATACTTAGCGGTGTCGGGGGAAATAAGCATTAGCAGCGCCATAATACCCCTAGCCCCCTCAGTACTCTTAGCCTCAGCCCTAGTGCCGTCAATATACGCGTACATTGGGTACAGGATTGAGGAGGGGTCTGAGGGATTGATAATGGGTGTCTACAATGTACCAACAGCAGTAGGTATAGCCATAGGTAACCTACTCGGTGGCTTCTCAGTAAGCCATCTCGGCCTAGGTTTAACAGTGACCTCAGCGGCTTTAGTATTGGCATTATCCATGCTACTCACTGCATTACTATGGGTTATCCAGGATGCACGCAGTCATATTAATCAGCCGACTTAG
- a CDS encoding ammonium transporter produces the protein MQASVIGYINRMKWVINMVYILSVVYIVVSSVLIVKAQSQQLSGYPSSSVPNWLDTGSNAWVLTAATLVGLMSVPGLMLFYGGLTKRKYAINTMMMVLYAFSIVLVLWVLFEYEESFGSPLLAIKGFGVLGKPIPILSSGLLGSQAVIPLAQQAPNITLSTLAYFQFVFAAITPALIVGALIERMNFKAWMLFVPLWSALVYGPVAYWLWGGGWLMRLGAVDFSGGYVIHLDAGVAAVIAAMLVGPRLNEERKLAPHNLTQVAAGLGLLWLGWNGFNGGDPYGVTIDASIAVLNTNLAAAMALLAWVILDEAVYGKVSLTGAASGAVAGLVGITPAAGYVNGLGALVIGVVSGAAAWASLNLIQYRIMPLRNIDDATGVFSTHTVPGFLGGVLTGVFADPRIADFIDPGLAGALYGNVYQLLIQVIAAMVVIAYSGLMTFAILKLVSKVTPLRASEWVLRVGDREMHGEVAYDEYAFPIQVGDVEVINGRSRE, from the coding sequence ATGCAGGCCTCAGTAATAGGTTATATAAATAGAATGAAGTGGGTAATAAACATGGTATATATATTATCCGTGGTTTATATAGTGGTCTCAAGCGTCCTCATAGTTAAGGCTCAATCGCAACAGTTAAGTGGGTATCCTTCATCATCAGTACCCAATTGGCTTGACACTGGTAGCAACGCCTGGGTACTCACTGCAGCCACATTGGTGGGTTTAATGAGTGTGCCCGGCTTAATGCTATTCTACGGTGGCTTAACTAAGAGGAAGTATGCTATAAACACAATGATGATGGTTCTATATGCGTTCTCAATAGTGCTTGTGCTTTGGGTTCTCTTTGAGTATGAGGAGTCCTTTGGATCACCATTATTAGCCATTAAGGGCTTTGGTGTGCTGGGTAAGCCAATACCAATACTGAGCAGTGGTTTGCTTGGATCCCAGGCCGTTATACCACTTGCACAACAGGCCCCAAATATAACTCTATCAACATTAGCCTACTTCCAATTCGTATTCGCCGCAATAACACCAGCGTTAATAGTGGGGGCGTTGATTGAGAGGATGAATTTCAAGGCTTGGATGCTCTTCGTACCATTATGGTCAGCGCTGGTTTATGGACCAGTGGCCTACTGGCTCTGGGGTGGGGGTTGGTTAATGAGGCTTGGTGCTGTTGACTTCTCAGGCGGGTACGTAATACACCTTGATGCCGGTGTAGCAGCCGTCATTGCTGCAATGCTTGTTGGACCTAGGTTGAATGAGGAGAGGAAGCTGGCTCCACATAACTTGACCCAGGTAGCCGCTGGATTAGGGCTCCTCTGGCTTGGTTGGAATGGATTCAATGGTGGTGATCCATATGGAGTAACCATAGATGCATCAATAGCTGTCCTAAACACTAACTTAGCTGCAGCAATGGCTTTACTGGCGTGGGTTATCTTGGATGAGGCTGTTTACGGTAAGGTAAGCCTAACCGGCGCTGCCTCTGGTGCGGTGGCTGGGTTAGTTGGCATAACCCCAGCTGCTGGTTACGTTAATGGGCTTGGTGCATTAGTCATAGGTGTTGTATCCGGTGCCGCTGCCTGGGCCTCATTGAACCTCATTCAATACAGGATCATGCCGCTGAGGAATATTGATGACGCCACCGGTGTATTCTCAACACACACCGTACCAGGTTTCCTAGGTGGTGTTTTAACCGGTGTATTTGCTGATCCACGTATAGCAGACTTCATAGACCCAGGCCTAGCAGGTGCATTATACGGTAATGTTTACCAATTATTAATTCAAGTAATAGCCGCAATGGTGGTAATAGCCTACAGTGGATTAATGACGTTCGCAATACTTAAACTGGTGAGTAAGGTGACCCCATTGAGGGCGTCTGAGTGGGTTCTTAGGGTTGGTGACCGTGAAATGCACGGTGAGGTGGCTTACGATGAGTATGCATTCCCGATTCAAGTGGGGGATGTTGAGGTAATCAATGGTAGAAGTAGGGAATGA
- a CDS encoding Gfo/Idh/MocA family protein: MVLKVGVLGSGFAARELHLPVLSKISNVELSAIFGIPYEDALLLAKRFNIPKATDDWRSVINDPSIDIVIIATPTYTHKAIAEEAIKAGKDIMLEKPIALTVKDGEDLVKAYEAGGVKLMIAHCLRFWPEYVKARELIMTGRIGEPRVIRAYRLSSHPGRWFRFQELSGGVAVDMSIHDLDYLRWTFGSVKRVYAIGGLYSSESVTSIDHFMATLEFDNGAVAYVEGSWAMPRNYPFTTYFEVSGTNGLLTIDNQSTATIEAYIDNSYYRYSPMMKDAYYLEWIAFLNWVNKGVKPPIEPNEAVEALRLSLSINKSIMEGRVVNPSEVK, encoded by the coding sequence ATGGTTCTCAAGGTAGGTGTACTTGGTTCCGGCTTTGCAGCCAGGGAGCTTCACTTACCTGTCCTAAGTAAAATTAGTAATGTTGAGTTATCAGCCATATTCGGGATACCCTACGAGGATGCACTTCTACTGGCTAAGAGGTTTAATATACCTAAGGCAACAGATGACTGGAGGAGTGTTATTAATGATCCAAGCATAGACATTGTAATCATAGCCACACCAACATACACACATAAAGCCATTGCTGAGGAGGCTATTAAGGCTGGTAAAGATATAATGCTTGAGAAGCCCATAGCCCTAACAGTTAAGGATGGGGAGGATTTGGTTAAGGCCTATGAGGCAGGGGGCGTTAAGTTAATGATAGCTCACTGCCTAAGATTCTGGCCTGAATACGTTAAGGCTAGGGAATTAATAATGACTGGTAGGATTGGTGAACCCAGGGTTATTAGAGCCTATAGGCTTAGTTCTCATCCAGGTCGTTGGTTCAGGTTCCAGGAATTAAGTGGTGGTGTTGCAGTGGATATGAGTATACATGATTTAGATTACTTAAGATGGACCTTCGGCAGCGTTAAGAGGGTTTACGCAATAGGGGGCTTATACTCCAGTGAATCAGTCACTTCAATTGACCACTTCATGGCCACATTGGAGTTTGATAATGGAGCTGTGGCCTATGTTGAGGGTTCCTGGGCAATGCCTAGGAATTACCCATTCACAACGTACTTCGAGGTATCCGGTACTAATGGCTTATTAACTATTGATAATCAGTCCACGGCAACCATTGAGGCTTACATCGATAACTCATACTATAGGTACAGTCCAATGATGAAGGATGCCTACTACCTGGAGTGGATTGCCTTCCTAAACTGGGTTAATAAGGGTGTTAAACCACCCATTGAGCCTAATGAGGCCGTTGAGGCACTTAGGCTTTCCTTATCAATTAATAAGAGCATCATGGAGGGTAGGGTGGTTAACCCAAGTGAGGTGAAGTGA
- a CDS encoding Gfo/Idh/MocA family protein, which yields MVLRFAVISYAHMHAWSYTRAIKELEAEGKASLVAVFDNNADRLRRVQEAFRPKAVYSDFDKLLAEGGFDAAVVASENARHITYALPLIKAGVHVIVEKPITTLVSDAVTMVNEADRRGVKLQVAFVMRYHDAVVEAKNRVSGLGGIKSITATNHGTCPFDWFVDPELAGGGAMMDHIVHVADLIRWFTGKEFEEVSAFVGRNIRPQLKVEDNALILAKLSDGTPVSIDSSWSRHDTWPIWGDVYMRILTDHGVLTINAFNQNISLADDKGFHWVSFGPDADRNMIEDFIRVIENNQTPRASGLDGLRALEVVAAAYKSWREGRPVKISEVRVQ from the coding sequence ATGGTGCTTCGCTTCGCAGTAATCTCATACGCACACATGCATGCCTGGAGCTACACTAGGGCAATTAAGGAACTTGAGGCTGAGGGTAAGGCAAGCCTAGTGGCTGTCTTCGATAATAATGCGGATAGGTTAAGGAGGGTTCAGGAGGCTTTCAGACCCAAGGCAGTCTACAGTGACTTCGATAAATTACTGGCTGAGGGCGGCTTTGATGCAGCCGTGGTGGCTTCAGAGAATGCTAGGCACATAACCTACGCACTACCCCTCATTAAGGCGGGGGTACACGTTATTGTTGAGAAACCCATAACAACACTAGTAAGCGACGCGGTAACCATGGTTAATGAGGCTGATAGGCGTGGCGTTAAGCTTCAGGTAGCCTTCGTAATGAGGTACCATGATGCAGTGGTTGAGGCTAAGAATAGGGTTAGTGGACTTGGGGGAATTAAGTCAATAACAGCGACTAACCACGGTACATGCCCCTTCGACTGGTTCGTTGACCCCGAGTTAGCTGGTGGTGGGGCAATGATGGATCACATTGTTCACGTAGCTGACTTAATAAGGTGGTTCACAGGTAAGGAGTTTGAGGAGGTTTCAGCATTCGTGGGCAGGAACATTAGGCCTCAACTTAAGGTTGAGGACAACGCCCTAATACTGGCTAAGTTAAGTGATGGTACACCAGTATCCATTGACTCAAGTTGGTCCAGGCATGATACGTGGCCAATATGGGGTGACGTCTACATGAGGATTCTAACTGATCACGGTGTGTTAACGATTAATGCCTTCAATCAGAACATATCCTTGGCAGATGACAAGGGCTTCCACTGGGTGTCTTTCGGTCCAGATGCAGACAGGAACATGATTGAGGACTTCATTAGGGTTATTGAGAATAATCAAACACCTAGGGCTAGTGGGCTTGATGGCTTAAGGGCCCTTGAGGTGGTTGCGGCGGCATATAAGTCATGGAGGGAAGGTAGGCCAGTTAAGATTAGTGAAGTGAGGGTTCAGTGA
- a CDS encoding ABC transporter permease, whose product MRVNWLIRRIGLAVTTWFVALFISYVLFEYAPVNPINYILSQLGMLGGGSSGVGGTGPALMSRENYEYIVQWASAFMIHGNPILGFTKYMVNTFKGDWGWSVVYGLPVLTLIARYLPWTLFIVVSANLISFFVGIYLGQYMAYHRGSVGDQAVTQFITVKRSIPVYIYAALLVYFLGFEYHIFPTHGAYSGTPGFNLRFIVSVLYYAALPIFTLAFSSFGHWALSMRGNIISVLGEDYVNYAEARGLPSNWIQRRYVGRNALLPLYTGIIIALGTSFGGAVFVESVFSYPGVGALFSSSLSNGDWALGMGILLILILAVILGMVIADLTYSLIDPRVRQG is encoded by the coding sequence ATGAGGGTTAATTGGTTAATTAGAAGGATTGGATTAGCAGTGACTACTTGGTTTGTTGCATTATTCATAAGTTACGTGCTTTTCGAATACGCTCCAGTTAACCCAATTAACTACATACTATCTCAATTAGGCATGCTTGGCGGTGGTAGTAGTGGTGTAGGTGGTACTGGGCCTGCATTAATGAGTAGGGAAAATTACGAGTATATAGTTCAATGGGCCTCAGCGTTCATGATCCACGGTAACCCAATCCTAGGTTTCACCAAATACATGGTGAATACGTTCAAGGGTGACTGGGGTTGGTCAGTGGTATACGGCTTGCCTGTATTAACGTTAATAGCCAGGTATCTTCCTTGGACTTTGTTTATTGTTGTTTCTGCTAATTTGATTTCCTTTTTTGTGGGTATTTATCTTGGTCAGTATATGGCTTATCATAGGGGTAGTGTTGGTGATCAGGCTGTTACCCAGTTCATAACGGTGAAGAGATCAATACCAGTATACATTTATGCTGCATTACTAGTCTACTTCCTGGGCTTCGAGTACCATATTTTCCCAACCCATGGAGCCTACTCCGGTACCCCAGGCTTCAACCTGCGCTTCATAGTTAGTGTTCTTTATTATGCTGCTTTGCCTATATTCACCCTAGCCTTCTCATCCTTTGGTCATTGGGCTTTAAGCATGAGGGGTAATATTATTTCAGTGCTCGGTGAGGATTACGTAAACTACGCAGAGGCAAGGGGACTACCAAGCAACTGGATACAGAGAAGATACGTTGGAAGAAACGCACTACTACCACTATACACAGGAATAATAATAGCACTAGGAACATCATTCGGAGGAGCAGTATTCGTTGAGTCTGTTTTCTCATACCCAGGTGTTGGTGCATTATTCTCATCATCACTCAGTAATGGTGACTGGGCCCTTGGAATGGGTATTCTACTTATACTAATATTAGCTGTGATATTAGGTATGGTTATTGCTGACTTAACGTACTCACTAATAGACCCAAGGGTGAGGCAAGGATGA
- a CDS encoding ABC transporter permease: MMEASYSRVEGVIKSIYNILRLIWVNKSARFGLLTLTFYILMAIIGPLILPYKPIIASSTNVFQPPRLWPPIYWFGTDNVGVPLLVDIVNGAPFVLEVSLFTALYTTVIGLLVGIVAGFKGGYVDAALSFVSQVLMTIPSLLLVMIMATMIHTNNPLILSGVLSITGWTGLALAVRSQILSMRELPYIEVSRVLGLSSGYILFREITPKIMPYVWINFILNMEGAVYASVGLYFLGLLPFQNYNWGALISQALAYGAYYGGRALPILIVPVVFVTLYMVALIELAYGIDEIINPRLRR; encoded by the coding sequence ATGATGGAAGCTAGTTACAGTAGGGTTGAGGGGGTCATTAAGAGTATTTACAATATTTTGAGGCTCATTTGGGTTAATAAGTCAGCTAGGTTCGGTTTACTTACGCTCACGTTCTATATACTAATGGCTATAATTGGTCCATTAATATTACCCTATAAGCCTATAATAGCTAGTTCAACCAATGTTTTCCAGCCACCTAGGCTTTGGCCACCCATATACTGGTTCGGTACAGATAATGTTGGTGTACCCCTCCTGGTGGATATTGTTAATGGAGCACCCTTCGTCCTTGAAGTTAGCTTATTCACTGCCCTCTACACTACCGTAATAGGCCTATTGGTTGGTATTGTAGCTGGGTTTAAGGGAGGTTACGTGGATGCTGCCTTATCCTTTGTTAGTCAAGTACTCATGACTATTCCTAGTCTACTCTTAGTCATGATAATGGCAACAATGATACACACTAATAACCCGCTCATACTATCTGGGGTATTGAGTATAACAGGTTGGACTGGCTTAGCTCTCGCGGTTAGGTCACAGATACTTTCAATGAGGGAATTACCTTACATTGAGGTTTCAAGGGTATTAGGACTATCTAGTGGATACATACTGTTTAGGGAAATAACACCAAAAATAATGCCATATGTTTGGATAAACTTCATACTAAATATGGAGGGAGCAGTGTATGCCTCAGTTGGCTTATACTTTCTAGGCCTATTACCATTCCAAAACTACAACTGGGGTGCATTAATAAGCCAGGCATTAGCCTATGGGGCGTATTATGGTGGAAGAGCATTACCAATATTAATAGTGCCCGTGGTCTTTGTGACACTATACATGGTGGCACTCATAGAGTTGGCTTATGGGATAGATGAGATAATAAACCCAAGGTTAAGGAGATGA